One Calditrichota bacterium genomic window, TATTTCACCGCGCTTAAACAAAACCGAATCGCCGGGAGCGAGAGAAAATCGGCTCACTTTATCGACCGTTTTCCAGGGGGATGCCGGGCTGAGGCCGCTATTACTGTCCTTACCGTGCGAAGCATCAACAAAATAGGTTCTGGCAAAGCCTATTCCGGGCCAAAGCAGAAGGAGCAGAAGCAGTATTTTGGAATAAATGTTCTTCATATTTTGCCAAATTGGACGTGCGTAGCCAACACCAAATGAGAGCAGTGTGTGGACAAAATGTAAAGAACGCCCTGCGCAATAGCAAGCAAAAAATCCAAAACAAAGAATTAGGGACAATTTTTTGTGCCTGACTATTTTGTGGCAAATTTTCCTATTGTGAAAAACGCTTCACTTTTTGAACTGAGACAAGAACTGAGACAAGGTAACCTTTTTTTAAGAAGATTACCTTGTCTCTTTTTATCTCTTTTTAGTTTCGTTTTCGGTTGATTTTATTTGTGGTTTGTGTGTAAATTAAATAGGGAATGGAGATTTTCGTTGTCTTTTCCATTTGCGCATTCGCGGCCTTTTTTTCTTTTGAATGGTTTTTAAACACAGCCGGATTACCCAAATAAATGCAAACACATTTCACGATGGAGTTTATCATGCATTCTGAAAAAATATTCTTAAAGAGATTTAGCCTGGCTTTACCTTTTGGGCTCATTGTGCTATTTCTCCTGTTTACCCGACCCTTAAATGCCGGTGTAAAGATCGTGCAAACACCTCCTCAACAGGCCGCAAATCGTTTTTATGGCGGGAATCGCCCGCCGCTTTTACCGAATCCACTCATTAAACTGCCCATCGGTGCTGTGCAGCCCGAAGGATGGATCCGGCATCAATTGGAATTGATGGCCAAGGGTTTTACGGGACATCTCAGTGAAATAAGCACATATTGTAAGATTAAAGATAACGCCTGGGTAAGCCCCAACGGGCGAGGGGAAGACGGTTGGGAAGAGGTCCCTTATTGGCTGAGGGGTTACATTGAGCTCGGCTATATTTTGAATGATAAACGAATCATCAATGAATCGAAGCAATGGGTGGAGGGGGTGTTGTCCGGTCAGGCTCCCAACGGATATTTTGGGCCGCGGGCGAACTGGGAAAGGGCTCAGGTTTCCTTCACCACACGGCATGATATCTGGCCCAATATGGTTATGTTGTATGTTTTACGATCCTATTATGATGCCACGCATGACCCCCGGGTAATCAAATTGATGACAAATTATTTTAAATGGATGAAAACCATCCCGCTGCAGGATTTTCTGCCCGGAACCTGGCAGAAGTGGCGCGCAGGGGATAATTTGAACAGCATCTACTGGCTTTACAATCAAACGGGACAAAAGTGGCTTCTGGAGTTGGCATTGGTCAATCACGATCAGACAGCCGATTGGGCGGGGAATATTCCCACCTGGCACGGGGTTAATCTGGCGGAAGGCTTCCGGGAGCCCGCGCAATTTTACCAGCAAATTCACGATCAACGGTATTTGGATGCCTCCGGTTGGGCCTACCATGCGTTTATGGATGTGTACGGCCAGGTGCCGGGAGGCATGTTCGGAGCTGATGAAAATGCAAGAAAGGGCCACACGGGGCCCCGGCAGGCGGCCGAGACCTGTTCCATGGTGGAATTTATGCACAGTGATGAGCTTCTGCTCCGGATTTCGGGAAATGTTGTGTGGGCGGATCGCTGCGAAAATGTTGCCTTTAACTCCCTTCCGGCCGCCATGACACCCGATTTAAAGGGATTGCATTATCTTACGGCGCCGAACATGGTTCAACTGGACAGAAAAAGCAAGGCGCCGATGCTTGAAAATGGAGGCGATATGCTCTCCTATAATCCCTGGAAATATCGCTGCTGCCAGCACAACGTTTCTTTTGGCTGGCCATACTATGCTGAAAGGCTTTGGATGGCAACACGGAACAACGGATTAGCCGCCGTGTTTTACGCCCCCAGCACCGTATCGGCCAAAGTAGCCGACGGAGAAAAAATTATTATTCAGGAAAAGACAAATTATCCCTTTGATAAGGCGATTCATTTTAAGCTTACTCTCAAAAATTCAACACAATTCCCGCTTTATTTCAGAGTGCCGGGCTGGGCCTCTAACGCACAACTCAGAATAAATGGTCGGAAAGTTCCACGTCACATTGAGCCGTCAAAATGGATTTCAATCAATCGTGTCTGGAAGAACGGCGATCAGATCGAGCTGATTTTCCCGATGAAGGTAACCGTGAAAATCTGGAAGAAGAACAAGAACGCCATTTCCGTCAATCGGGGTCCGCTCACCTATTCATTGAAAATAGGCGAACGCTGGGTGCGGTATGGCGGTACCGATACGTGGCCGGCTTACGAGGTTTTTCCCACCACGCCGTGGAATTACGGGTTGATTGTCAATCTGAAAAAACCCGAAAAATCCTTTAAGGTGATCAAACATTCCGGGGAACTGGCTTTTCAACCCTTCTCATTAAACAATGCCCCCATTAAAATTCTGGCCAAAGCAAAGCGAATCCCGGGTTGGGGGTTGGAAAAAAACGGATTGATTCAAGAAATCCCAAAAAGTCCGGTTTATGTGAATGGGCGCACCGAAACGATTACGTTGATCCCGATGGGATGTGCACGGCTTCGGGTATCCGCATTTCCCCGAATCGGGGAAAAGGGAAACTAAAATCAGCAGACTGAAAAAGCGGCATCCATTATTTGGATCAGGGAATGGCCAAATGTTGAAGCGCCCGGTTATTTTTACAACCAGGGTTTCGTGCAGTTTAATTTCAACAGGAACAGGTTGTAAAGCGTCGTGAACGCGGAAGGGGGGCCTTTTGGAACGCCTCCGTTAGGGATGCTTAAATGCCCTTTTTCCAATGAACAGCGCAAAATTCAGTGGGTTCAGTTACGGTCCCGGCGACTGGCGGATTTGCCTGTTTTTTGTGGGGAAGAGCAGCCCCCGAGAGTATCCCCTAAAATCCTTTCAAACAATCCCAAACCGGTTGTCTATTTTTATAATTTGTGTTGAATAGTCTCCAATTCAGATTGAACCCGCGGATATGTCCATTTTCACTGGCCCGAAAAATTCAAAAAGTACACCTGCTAACTATTTGTTAATTTAGTTAAATAGCAAATAAATGACTAAAGATTTCAAAAATTATTTTGCACTGGTACGGTAGTTGTTGTAATAATATGTGAGTTCACCCTAAAGAGGCAGGGAATAGCAGAGGCTTTCTCAGGCAGACTCACATTGGAAGGGTCGATTTTTTGTACACAATGCGACTCACAATTCGTGCATTCAGACGGCCACATGCGGTGTGTCGTTCAGATTACCCGGATAAAGAAGGAGGATCCTATGAAAGGGAAACATCAGAAAATCGGTTTAAGTCTTTTTCTGTTGATCGTGTTGGGCGGGTTCTTTAGCCTATCGGCGGCTCAGCAGAAAAGCGACCATTCAATTCAGAAACTTCAGGTGGTAACGCTGAAAATTACGGGCATGACCTGACACTCCTGTGTCCCGGAAGTGCAGGCTGCACTTAAGAAGCTGACTGGTGTTAAGGATGTCAAGGTCTCATTCAAGAAGAATCAGGCCGTGGTTGTATTTGATTCCACCCGGGTTTCCATTGCCGATATGGCTGCGTCCCTTAAAAAGGCCGGATATGGCGTTAAAGGACATACCCCGCCTGAAGCCTGGTATCCTTCGCCGAAAAAAACAGAGAAAATAATTTCTCAAAAAGGCAAAAAGGAAATAGCCGTGTTCCATAAGCTTTCCGCGAAACAATTAGCAGCGCAGTTGAAGGAAAAGAATTTTCTTCTGGTAAATGTGCATATTCCGTACGCAGGAGAGCTGCCTCAGACCGATTTTTTTGTTCCTTACGATCAGATCAAACAGAATATCAACAAATTTCCAAAGGACAAAAATGCCAAAATCGTTGTTTATTGCCGCAGCGGGGGCATGAGTATTATCGCTGCCGAAACGCTGGCGAAATTGGGATACAAAAACGTGTACTATCTTTCCGGAGGAATGCGGGCATGGACGCAGGCCGGGAATAAGCTGATCATAAAAAAATAACGAATGATTCTGCTTTGAGTTGAGCCCGTTTGTAGAATAGTCCCCATGGGTGTGCAGATTATTGTGCAAACGGGCACACAAAAAGCGACAACGTCAGATGTTCTGCCGCGTATTTATACACAGGACAGCCTGAAAAAAATAAGAAGATTGATCATGTGCCACATTGTTTTACTGATGCCTGTTCTGGGATTGGGGGTTTTCTGGGTACTTCCCCTTCCCATTGCCATTCCGGTTTATTTGGTGATTTTGGCGGGCTCCCTGTTTGTTTACTATGCCATGATTCACGCCATGCACTGCCCGGTTCAGACAGGCGTTGAAGGAATGGTGGGCGATGTGGGAGACGCGCTGGAGAGTCTGAATCCCCGGGGAAAGGTTTTGATGCATGGGGAAATCTGGAAAGCAGAATCCTCAGATAGAACAAAGAAGGGCGATCAGGTGGAAGTGGTTGGCGCAAATGGCCTGATGCTGCAGGTTCGGAGAGTGGCTCCGGTGAGAGACCGGCCGCCGACGAAGAACGGGATCAGGGGGCACTTCGAGCCACTCCATTAATCCGTCCCCTGAAAAAGAATGCGAGAATGTGTTTAAAACAAATGGAAATATATTATTTCCAAGAAAAAGGAGTTCCACAATGTCAACGACATGGCTAATTATCATAGGGGTCGGTGTTGTACTGTTTTTTGTGTTCAGGAGCAAACGCGGAGCGGTCGAAAGCCACTTCCCTTCGGCTGGCGAAGTCATGCAGCCATCTGTCCATGAACAGGCAAATCCCAACAAGCAGGCAGTGCCGGAGGACAGGCGATACAAACGAGCCGATCCTGCCGAAATTGTCGTCTTGAAAGACAGACCTCACGATACCCCCGACCATGCGGAGATAGCGATCCCCGCGGACAGGCGTCATGAAAAGATTGCTCACGCCGAGATCATATTACCCGGAGACGGGCGTTCTAAACAGGTCAATCCGTCGGAAAGACTATCCCGTGAGGAGAAGCATCACAAACATAATCGTTGCTGCTAACCGCAGTTTAGGAGAATTATGTATCCAATTTTATTGAAAATAGGGCCCATTACAATCTACACGGTGGGCGTGCTGCATACCCTGGCCATTGCGGTGGCCGTATGGTGGGCCTTTCGGCATAGCCGGAAGGCGGGGATTGATCCCAAGCAGCTTTTGGATTTGGCCGTTGTCATCGTTGTGTGGGCCGTGGTTGGAGCACGGATTTTCTCGATTCTATTTGACGGCAATTTAAACGGGTATCTGAGACATCCTCATACAATGCTGATGGTCTGGGAAGGCGGATTCACATTTTATGGGGGGTTTCTATTCGGTTTGGCCGCGGGCATCTGGTATGTGCGCAAGCACAAATGGAACGGCTGGAAAACGGCCGATCTTATGGCACCGGCGCTGGCGCTGGGATTAACTGTCGGGCGCCTGGGCTGTTTTTTTTCGGGAGACAGCTTCGGCAAACCCACACAATTACCGTGGGGTGTCACGTTTACCAGCCCATACTCCCTGGCGCCTACGGGCATTCCTCTGCATCCCACGCAGATCTATTCAGTGATTACCAACTTTTCCCTGTTTTGGATTTTGCTTTGGTGGCAAAAGCGACAACGATTTCAGGGAGAATTATTTTTGATTTTTATGATGCTCTACGCTGTCACACGCTCATTTGTCGAAATTTTTCGAAATGATCCGCGGGGGGTCTATTTGAACGGACTGATTTCAACCTCGCAGATCATCAGTATCTTGGTTGCCGCCGTGGCTGTGTGGCTCTATTTTAATCGGTTAAGAAAAATGCGAAGCGAACTCATTATTCCGAAAGCAGGATAAGTAAAAAACAGGTGAAGGTCCCTGGACAAAGAAACGATCGGCGGAGAAGGTGCGCGTAAGCCATTCCCGGGAAGAGACAAACCGGTAAGCCCGAATCTGAGACCCGCCATAAAACGAAAGGCAGTTGGATCATGGATATAAATAGTCTTATTTTCGGAGCGACATCAATTATGTCTCTCTTGTTTTTCAGAGATCGTTTCCGGCGTCGCGAGGACGGCACAGAGGGGGCAACCCTTGCATTCAGGCACGTTGGCGGTGGGTGTTGTGGGGGGCATACCTCGACCCGGTCTGATCCGCAAAGAGGCCCGATCTCCAATAAAGTGAGCATCCGGACGGATCCCGTCTGCAGCTTTTTAAATCACAGCGAATCACTAAAGGAGATTTGATGATGCGACCCATTCATTCATTTACAGTAGTTCCCTCTCTTCCGGAAAATTTAGGTGTCCTCAGGGAGCTGGCCTTTAATCTGCGCTGGTCCTGGGATCACGAGACGATCGAGCTCTTTCGCCGTCTGGACCGCAACCTGTGGGAGGAGACCGGTCACAACCCGGTGCTTTTGCTGAGCCGTATTCGGCAGGAACAGCTTGAGGAGGCAGCCTCCGATGCGGGTTTTATGGCGCACTACGAACGCGTCGGGCGAAATCTTTCGGACTATCTGAACGACAAAAGCACCTGGTATCGTAAAACCTACGGGACGGATGATCAGGTGCGGATCGCCTATTTTTCGGCCGAATTCGGGCTTACGGAATGTCTGCCGATCTATTCGGGCGGACTGGGCATTCTGGCGGGCGATCACCTCAAATCGGCCAGCGAGCTGGGCCTGCCCCTGGTCGGGGTGGGATTGCTCTACCAGCAGGGCTACTTCCGCCAGTATCTTAATGCTGACGGATGGCAGCAGGAATCTTATCCTTTCAACGATTTTTACAATATGCCGATCGAACTGGAACAGCGGGAGGACGGATCACCGCTAACGGTGGACGTGGCCTACCCCGGCCGCACGGTCACGGCTCAGATCTGGCGCGTACAGGTGGGGCGGGTGCCTCTGTATCTGCTGGATACCAATATCGAGGCGAACCGGCGGGAGGATCAGGATATCACGGATCAGTTGTACGGCGGCGATACCGAGATGCGGGTTCAGCAGGAGATGATGTTGGGTATCGGCGGAATGGCGGCCCTGGCGGCATTGAACCTCCAGCCCACCGTTTGCCACATGAACGAGGGACACTCCGCCTTTCTGGCATTGGAGCGTATCCGCCGTCTGATGGAAACCCACGGTCTCTCTTTTGCCGAAGCCCGCGAAGTGGCCTCCGCCGGGCATGTTTTCACCACGCATACGCCGGTTGCCGCCGGCAACGACTATTTTGCACCGGCTCTGATGGATAAATATTTTAGCGACACCTATCGGGCACTGGGCCTGTCCCGTAAGGAATTTCTGGCGCTGGGCCGGCAGCATGCGGAGGATGATAAAGAACCCTTTTGCATGACCATTCTCGCCTTGCGGTTGTCCGCGCATTGTAACGGTGTTAGTCAGCTTCACAAAGTAGTGGCCCGCCGTATGTGGCAGGGAATCTGGCCGGGAGTGCCGGAGGATGAACTGCCCATTGCTGCGGTAACCAACGGCATTCATTATCGCTCCTGGATATCCAAAGAGATGGCCAGCCTCTACGATCGCTACCTGGGGCCCGTCTGGCTGGAGCGGCCCGCTGACCAGAGCGTTTGGGCGGGGATTGAGGAGATGCCTGTGGAGGAATTGTGGCGCACCCACGAACGGCGTCGGGAGCGGCTGGTGGCTTTTGCCCGGCGGCGCCTGCGCCTTCAGGCGGAACGGCGGGGGTTGTCCTCCTCTGACCGGGCGGTGGCCGACGAAGTGCTGAACCCCGATGCCCTGACGATCGGCTTCGGGCGGCGATTTGCCACCTACAAGCGGGCCACGTTGCTGCTGCGGAATCCCGAGCGGCTGATAAAAATCCTGGATGACCCGGATCGGCCGGTACAAATCATATTTGCCGGGAAAGCGCATCCACAGGACAATCTCGGAAAAGATCTGATCCGCCAGATTATCCACTTCGCACGTACGGAAGAGGCGCGGCGGCACATCGTTTTTATTGAAGACTACGACATGGATGTTGCCCGTTACCTGGTGCAGGGGGTGGACGTCTGGCTGAATACCCCGCGCCGTCTGCAGGAAGCCAGCGGCACCAGCGGTATGAAAGCCACGGCCAACGGGGCTATTAACCTGAGTGTTCTGGACGGCTGGTGGGATGAGGCGTACTCACCCGAAGTGGGCTGGCCGATCGGCCTTGGGGAAGAATATGAGGATTTTGAGTATCAGGACGAAGTGGAATCCAACGCCATTTATGACCTGTTGGAAAAGGAAATTGTCCCCATGTTCTACGAGCGCGGCCGCGATGGTCTGCCGCGGCGCTGGGTTGCGCGGATGAAATCGGCCATGCGCGCCGTCTGCCCGGTGTTCAACACGAATCGCATGGTGCACGAATACGCAGAGCGTTTCTACATGCCCTCCGCCGAACATTTCGAACACCTGGCTGCCGATCAGTTCGCCCGGGCAAAGGCACTGGCGCTCTGGAAAGCACGGGTTCGGAGCAACTGGCCGCAAGTCCATGTCGAAACCGTGGAAGCCCCGGCGGTGAATCAGTTCAAAGTGGGGGATAAAGTGGACGCCAAGGCCCGGATCCACCTCGGCAATTTGAAGCCTGAGGACGTCGCCGTGGAGCTGTATCTCGGCAGGCTGAATACAAAGGGAAACATCACGGACGCCGGAACCACCCGCATGGAACCGGTGGAATCCCAGTCCGATGAAAACTATCTGTACGCCGCCAGTGCGGTTCCCTGTCACAAAAGCGGGCTGCATGGCTACACGATTCGCGTGATGCCGTGGCATGAGGATCTCTGGGGTCCCTGGGAAACCGGTCTGGTGGCCTGGGCATAGCTGTAAAAGGCCTTCAAGGCGAGCATCGTATTTCTTATTCCCTGAGTATTTCCCGACGAATGATGCACAACGGCAGCAGACCGAATTTTGCCGCGATTGGAGGGTGGCAACGGCGCTGCCAAATTTCCGGTACCTGTAAAGGAACGCCGAATAACGATAAAAAGTGCTTGATAAGTGGGCCATTATTTTGTATGATATGACGGAGAAAAAGGTCGCGGGGTTTAAACTAACCGATGGGAGACCAAAAATCACCGGCATGCTGAAGCCACCGGAGGCGGATAAACGATCCTCTGAAATGAAGAAAAAATTTTTACTCACGTTTATTTGTGTTATTTCAGGAGTATTCTTTGTGCTGCCCACCTATCTTATTTCGGGAAATCGTGACGGTCGTGGGGAAAAAAATCTGATAACCGTTTACAGCACGGAAGACACCACCAACCGGGATGTCACGTATCGTGATTCTCGTTTTCTGACGATGAAAACAACCCGCACGAGTTTTACGTTTCCCGAATATGCCTCGCGCCGGGACTGGGAAACACGAGCGGAAGTGCTGCGGAGACAAATTTTGGTTGCTGCCGGATTGTGGCCCTTTCCCCCAAAAACGCCGTTGCATGCCCGAATTTTCGGCCGCATTGAACATTCAGGCTATTCCGTGGAAAAGGTTACGTTTGAGAGCTATCCCCGCTTTTTTGTAACCGGGAATCTTTACCGGCCCCGCGGTCAATCCGGCCCCTTTCCGGCGATTCTTACCCCGCACGGACATTGGGCACACGGCCGTTTGGAAAATTCAGAACGGGTATCTGTTCCGGGCAGGTGCATTAATCTGGCCCGGCAGGGCTACGTGGTGTTTTCCACCGATATGGTCGGTTATTGTGACAGCAAACAAATCTCTCATAAATTTGCGGGCGACAGCCTTTCCCAGGTTTTTGGAATCAGCCTCCTGGGCCTCCAGCTCTGGAACAGTATTCGTTCCCTCGATTTTTTGGAGAGCCTTCCCGATGTGGACGCCAAACGAATCGGGTGTACGGGCGCCTCTGGCGGCGGGACTCAAACCTTCCTGTTAACGGCTGTTGATCCGCGGGTCAAAGTGGCTGCTCCCGTAAATATGGTTTCCGCAGATTTTCAGGGCGGCTGCCTTTGCGAAAATGCCCCGGGTCTTCGCATCGATGCCTTCAATGTGGAGTTTGCAGCCCTGGCAGCCCCCCGCCCGCTGCTTTTGGTTTCAAATACCCACGACTGGACGAAAAACACCCCCTGGGTCGAGTATCCCATGCTGAAAAAGATTTACGATTTGTACGATGCCGGAGACCGACTGAAAGCTGTTCAATTTGATTTCCCCCACAATTACAACAAACCCAGTCGGGAAGCCGTATATGCCTGGTTTGGAAAATGGCTCCTGGGAATAGACGATTCGAAACGTCTGAAAGAAACCCCCTTTCAGGCAGACTCGGGGGAGGCCCTTCGGATTTTTCTGAAAAAAGAACCGCCCGGAAAGTTAACCGAGGAAACCCTGAAAACCGAATTGAGACAGATGTCCGATCGGATGATCCAACAATATTGGCCCAAAGATCGTCCGGGACTCAGCAGATTTCGGACGAGTTACGGAGAGGCTTTCCGGACGGTAGTGGCAGCCAGGCGTCCTGCGAAAATCATCATTCGACCGGTGGGCGAATGGAGACGTGAAAATGCACAGCTTCAAACACTTCTGATCGCGCGGGAGGGAAAACACGATTGGATCCCGGCCGTTTGGGTGAAACCGGCCTTGCCGTCCGGTTCGGCGGTACTGGTGATCTCCGGACGTGGTAAAAAATGTCTCTTTCAGGCGGATTCCGGAAAACTCGCGGTGTGGGTTCAGGCTCTTCTAAGTAAGGGGGAATCCCTGCTTGCCATTGATCCGTTCGGGATCGGTGAACATGTTCTTCCGAAGGGAACGCAAACCGCGCGGAATAAGCGCGTCAAATTCTTTACCACGTTTAATCGTACCGATGTTCAGGAACAGGTACAGGACGCCCTGACCGCCCTTGAGGCCCTTGAGCGGTTGTCGGGTTCTGACACATTGTCTCTGTTGGGATTGGGAAAAGGCGGACCGGCGGCTCTTTTGGCAGGTGCCCTCACGCAGAATCTGCAAAAAATAATCATTGACGGATCGGTATTCCGAGGGAGAAAACCTGAGGTTTTGCTTCGGTATTTTGTGCCCGGTCTGGGACGAATCGGGGGTTTTACACTGGCGGCCGCGTTGAGCGCCCCGCAGCCCTTACAGGTTTTTACGGGATTGGATTCCACTAATCTCGAGTTTGAACCGGTACTTCAGGTGT contains:
- a CDS encoding right-handed parallel beta-helix repeat-containing protein, whose protein sequence is MKNIYSKILLLLLLLWPGIGFARTYFVDASHGKDSNSGLSPASPWKTVDKVSRFSLAPGDSVLFKRGEI
- a CDS encoding transcriptional initiation protein Tat, which translates into the protein MQTHFTMEFIMHSEKIFLKRFSLALPFGLIVLFLLFTRPLNAGVKIVQTPPQQAANRFYGGNRPPLLPNPLIKLPIGAVQPEGWIRHQLELMAKGFTGHLSEISTYCKIKDNAWVSPNGRGEDGWEEVPYWLRGYIELGYILNDKRIINESKQWVEGVLSGQAPNGYFGPRANWERAQVSFTTRHDIWPNMVMLYVLRSYYDATHDPRVIKLMTNYFKWMKTIPLQDFLPGTWQKWRAGDNLNSIYWLYNQTGQKWLLELALVNHDQTADWAGNIPTWHGVNLAEGFREPAQFYQQIHDQRYLDASGWAYHAFMDVYGQVPGGMFGADENARKGHTGPRQAAETCSMVEFMHSDELLLRISGNVVWADRCENVAFNSLPAAMTPDLKGLHYLTAPNMVQLDRKSKAPMLENGGDMLSYNPWKYRCCQHNVSFGWPYYAERLWMATRNNGLAAVFYAPSTVSAKVADGEKIIIQEKTNYPFDKAIHFKLTLKNSTQFPLYFRVPGWASNAQLRINGRKVPRHIEPSKWISINRVWKNGDQIELIFPMKVTVKIWKKNKNAISVNRGPLTYSLKIGERWVRYGGTDTWPAYEVFPTTPWNYGLIVNLKKPEKSFKVIKHSGELAFQPFSLNNAPIKILAKAKRIPGWGLEKNGLIQEIPKSPVYVNGRTETITLIPMGCARLRVSAFPRIGEKGN
- the lgt gene encoding prolipoprotein diacylglyceryl transferase, with the protein product MYPILLKIGPITIYTVGVLHTLAIAVAVWWAFRHSRKAGIDPKQLLDLAVVIVVWAVVGARIFSILFDGNLNGYLRHPHTMLMVWEGGFTFYGGFLFGLAAGIWYVRKHKWNGWKTADLMAPALALGLTVGRLGCFFSGDSFGKPTQLPWGVTFTSPYSLAPTGIPLHPTQIYSVITNFSLFWILLWWQKRQRFQGELFLIFMMLYAVTRSFVEIFRNDPRGVYLNGLISTSQIISILVAAVAVWLYFNRLRKMRSELIIPKAG
- a CDS encoding glycosyltransferase family 1 protein, translating into MRPIHSFTVVPSLPENLGVLRELAFNLRWSWDHETIELFRRLDRNLWEETGHNPVLLLSRIRQEQLEEAASDAGFMAHYERVGRNLSDYLNDKSTWYRKTYGTDDQVRIAYFSAEFGLTECLPIYSGGLGILAGDHLKSASELGLPLVGVGLLYQQGYFRQYLNADGWQQESYPFNDFYNMPIELEQREDGSPLTVDVAYPGRTVTAQIWRVQVGRVPLYLLDTNIEANRREDQDITDQLYGGDTEMRVQQEMMLGIGGMAALAALNLQPTVCHMNEGHSAFLALERIRRLMETHGLSFAEAREVASAGHVFTTHTPVAAGNDYFAPALMDKYFSDTYRALGLSRKEFLALGRQHAEDDKEPFCMTILALRLSAHCNGVSQLHKVVARRMWQGIWPGVPEDELPIAAVTNGIHYRSWISKEMASLYDRYLGPVWLERPADQSVWAGIEEMPVEELWRTHERRRERLVAFARRRLRLQAERRGLSSSDRAVADEVLNPDALTIGFGRRFATYKRATLLLRNPERLIKILDDPDRPVQIIFAGKAHPQDNLGKDLIRQIIHFARTEEARRHIVFIEDYDMDVARYLVQGVDVWLNTPRRLQEASGTSGMKATANGAINLSVLDGWWDEAYSPEVGWPIGLGEEYEDFEYQDEVESNAIYDLLEKEIVPMFYERGRDGLPRRWVARMKSAMRAVCPVFNTNRMVHEYAERFYMPSAEHFEHLAADQFARAKALALWKARVRSNWPQVHVETVEAPAVNQFKVGDKVDAKARIHLGNLKPEDVAVELYLGRLNTKGNITDAGTTRMEPVESQSDENYLYAASAVPCHKSGLHGYTIRVMPWHEDLWGPWETGLVAWA